The Peribacillus sp. FSL P2-0133 genome has a segment encoding these proteins:
- a CDS encoding cell wall hydrolase, translating to MAVVKHTDADIALLARLLRAEGEGEGDQGMLMIGNVGVNRIRSNCSDFIGLRTIPDMVYQEHAFEAVQKGYFYQRARDREKRLARRSVSGERLWPSKFSLWYFRPPGDCPETWYNQPLVGRFKLHCFYEPTGTECPNIYNTF from the coding sequence ATGGCCGTTGTTAAGCACACTGATGCCGATATTGCCTTATTGGCAAGATTGCTTAGGGCGGAAGGTGAGGGTGAAGGTGATCAAGGCATGTTGATGATCGGTAATGTAGGGGTCAATCGGATTAGGTCGAATTGTTCCGATTTCATAGGGTTGAGGACGATTCCAGATATGGTTTATCAGGAGCATGCCTTTGAAGCTGTACAGAAGGGGTATTTTTATCAGCGGGCAAGGGATAGGGAAAAAAGGCTTGCACGCCGGAGCGTAAGTGGTGAAAGGCTATGGCCCTCGAAATTTAGCCTATGGTACTTCAGGCCACCGGGAGATTGTCCGGAAACCTGGTATAATCAGCCCCTGGTTGGGCGTTTCAAGCTTCATTGCTTTTATGAACCAACAGGTACAGAATGTCCGAACATTTATAATACATTTTAA
- a CDS encoding DUF1292 domain-containing protein — MGKIREGEVFTLTDDSDEGHEVEVLGSLDVEGTEYVAVGLLEDIEEDTDEDIDIFFFRVEGEGELLDIESDEEFEKVSLAFEAAFEAKE; from the coding sequence ATGGGAAAAATTCGTGAAGGTGAAGTTTTCACCCTTACTGATGACAGCGATGAGGGCCATGAAGTTGAGGTTTTAGGATCATTGGATGTAGAAGGAACGGAATATGTAGCAGTAGGTTTGCTTGAGGATATTGAAGAGGATACAGATGAAGATATCGATATTTTCTTTTTCAGGGTCGAAGGCGAAGGTGAACTGCTCGATATCGAATCGGATGAAGAGTTCGAAAAGGTATCATTGGCGTTTGAAGCGGCATTTGAAGCGAAAGAATGA
- a CDS encoding PAS domain-containing sensor histidine kinase, with translation MSKRLINYGQGQMGVQPEDNTEKFMSFMENNPDAISIVDLEGKTLQVNAAFEEFFGWTNDELIGSPFPIIPDFLKESVNELHDQIKAGVQKKGFETVRLRKDGQLIDVSISLFNIRDDENEPCALVFVYRDITNQKLAEAALKESEQRYRSLVEVSPEAIFVHRNGIIEYMNPMGAKMLGMDSVEDIIGKSVFQFVHLESRESVQRRIDIMRDDHQAVGLLEQKFIRLDGQVFYGETLGLPIIYKGQPAIQVFCRDITERKKTDEMLCKSNMLSAVGQMAAGIAHELRNPLTTVKGFLQLLRENPEQKDYLEMTVSEVEKIETLANEFLSLAEPEAKVCEYIQLNDILDSVITLAELQAILNDVEIIKEYNTDSASVFGEPNQLKQVFTNVVNNAIEAMPNGGKLHIQLHHGGDSAMIRFIDSGCGISNERMEHLGQPFYSISEKGTGFGLMVSTKIIHEHNGEIHFSSEVGEGTIVDISLPINESSQ, from the coding sequence ATGAGTAAAAGGCTTATTAATTATGGACAAGGGCAAATGGGAGTACAGCCGGAGGATAATACCGAGAAATTTATGTCTTTCATGGAGAACAACCCGGACGCCATTTCCATTGTTGATCTGGAAGGAAAAACCCTTCAAGTGAATGCAGCTTTTGAAGAGTTTTTCGGTTGGACGAATGATGAGCTCATTGGCAGTCCGTTTCCTATTATTCCTGATTTCTTGAAGGAATCAGTCAATGAATTGCATGACCAGATTAAGGCAGGGGTACAAAAGAAAGGCTTTGAAACGGTCAGGCTAAGGAAGGATGGCCAGTTAATCGATGTAAGCATCTCCCTGTTCAATATTCGGGATGATGAAAATGAGCCGTGCGCTCTGGTTTTCGTTTATCGGGATATCACGAATCAAAAACTTGCTGAAGCTGCCTTGAAGGAAAGTGAGCAAAGGTATCGCAGTTTAGTGGAGGTGTCACCTGAAGCGATTTTTGTACATCGCAATGGGATCATCGAGTATATGAATCCCATGGGGGCAAAAATGCTTGGGATGGATAGTGTGGAAGATATTATCGGTAAATCGGTTTTTCAGTTCGTTCACCTGGAGTCCCGGGAAAGTGTACAAAGAAGAATCGATATCATGAGAGATGATCATCAGGCGGTTGGTTTACTGGAACAAAAGTTCATTCGACTTGACGGACAAGTATTTTATGGAGAAACACTCGGTCTTCCGATTATTTATAAAGGTCAACCGGCCATACAAGTATTCTGCAGGGATATTACGGAGCGTAAAAAGACCGATGAGATGCTCTGTAAATCCAATATGTTATCAGCGGTAGGACAGATGGCTGCGGGTATCGCGCACGAATTAAGAAATCCATTAACTACGGTCAAAGGATTTTTACAATTATTAAGGGAAAATCCTGAGCAAAAGGACTATCTTGAAATGACGGTCAGCGAAGTGGAAAAAATTGAAACCCTGGCCAATGAATTTTTAAGTTTAGCAGAGCCTGAAGCGAAGGTTTGTGAATACATCCAGCTTAACGATATATTGGATAGTGTGATTACGTTAGCCGAGTTACAAGCGATTTTGAATGATGTTGAAATCATCAAGGAATATAATACGGATTCGGCATCTGTCTTTGGCGAACCGAATCAGTTAAAACAAGTATTCACGAATGTCGTCAATAATGCGATAGAAGCCATGCCGAATGGCGGCAAACTTCATATACAGTTACACCATGGAGGAGACTCTGCGATGATCCGATTCATTGATTCAGGCTGCGGAATCTCAAATGAGCGCATGGAGCATCTAGGGCAGCCTTTTTATAGCATATCTGAAAAAGGAACGGGGTTTGGGCTCATGGTCAGTACTAAAATCATCCATGAGCATAATGGGGAAATTCATTTCAGCAGCGAAGTGGGAGAAGGGACGATTGTAGATATCAGTCTTCCCATCAATGAAAGTTCACAATGA